In Nostoc punctiforme PCC 73102, the genomic stretch CGTCCAAAATCACCGCCCGCACTCCGCGTTTGGTCATCGCTTCTTCTAATGCGTGGCGCAGTTCGGGAGAATCATTAAACTGCGCTGTTTTAGTCCGGGAGCGTCCTTTCTTCTCCCAAGTCTGCTCCGCATCAATATCTATCAGCATCCGCCGCTCATAGAATGGTTCTCCCAAAAGCTTTAGCGCAGTGCGGTAATAATCTGCGCGATTAAACACCCCACCGTCAGATGGTCGTGTTTCTAACAGCAATAACGGCATCAGGGGCTGACTGCCGTTACGATAGCTTAAGGAATTGGATACACCTGGTAACTGTTCGGGTACATTCTCATTTAACCGTTTAGCAATCTGCCGAATCATCGTTGTTTTACCCACACCGCTTGGCCCATAAACCAACACATGAGCAAATCCGGCGGGTTCTCGAATCGCACGCATCAACAACATATCTACCCGTGCTAACTGGGGATGTAAAACTGCATACTCCTTAAACTGAGTTAGTTTGAGGTGCATTTGGTCGTTTTGATTAAGGCTCTCCAAATTGTCCATTAACGGTATTCCCCTAGTATCGGCAGTCGTGTGAGATCCAACAGTTCAATGTTGTTTTGCAGTGCTGGCAATTGTTCGTCATCTTGACTGTGTGCTTCTATCTCCGGCTCAAGAGTGCTGACTGGGGGAAACTGGGGTACACCTTCCTTATTGAGTGTTAAATTCTCCAGTACCCCAACAGCTTCCAAATCCCGTAATCGTTGCATGAGTAAGATTTCATGTTCTTGCACCGCCGCGATGAAGTCTGCAAGGCGTTTGGCAGAGATATTTGTACTCACAGCATTACGCTTATCTTGCTGTCTGATTTCTTGGGCAGCTAATAGCACTTCTTTCTCCGTGCGTCCGGCAAAGGTGCTGTAATACTGGGAGATACATTTGACCCATCTTCCCTCTAAGTACGCATAAGCTACACCCATATCAAAAGGGTCATAGCGTACACTGACTTTGGTCTTTTCGACAACCGGATTGCGGAAAGCATCGTTCCAGTAATAAAGATAATTGACTTTAATTCCCTGTCCCGGCTGAACTTTAGCGTTGCCTTTGGGTGTACTAGGGCGTGTTGCCATGAGAAAGTCTTCGTTGTATGCAATACGTCGGTGTTCCCTCTCCCCTGTGGCAGCCATTGCGTCAGTATAAACTTGTAATGGTGTCTCACCCAAGGAATCATGTACGCTTGTGTCATAAATGGTGTATGCCCACTCACTCAGGTAGGTATGTAAAGAAGCTAATGTCCAAACGGCAAGTTGTTTGGGGTCAACAGAAGAAGTGAGTTGACGCGGTTGTTTACTGGCTTGGGTGTTGCCCAGTAAGTTAAAGATAAATTCAGTATTAGTTGTTCCGAATAATCGCTCAACTACTGAGCCAAAACGAGGTTTTGCACCAGGACGAGTCTTTTTGATGCAGTGGTAGCGTGCTAATAAGGTATCAAAGTAAACGCTATGAAATTCCTTACCGCCATCTACAACTACAGATTGGGGAAAACGACCAAAACGCTGGACGCACAACCGTAGTGCCATCATGCAAGACCTGTAACTGGGTGGGTCAAAGGTGAGATAAACTGCTAAGATGCGTCGGGAGTAGGCATCAATCAGTAATGTCAGCCAAGGTCGTCCTAAGTTCCGACCAGTTACTTGGGAGCGTAATTCGATATCGAGTTGGGTGTGGTCAAGATGACAGATAGCAAAAGGTCTGTCTCCATGCCGGGGTGTAGTTCTAGCTAGTTCTAAGACAATCGGTTCTGTTGCGTATGCGGCTTTTGCTCCCTGACGTTTTAAAGTCTGCTCATGGATTGGACGCTTTTTTAGCCGAGTATAAAATGTGCGCTGACTCAGTGGAGGGATGTTGGCTGTACAGCAGGCTCTTGTATATGCCCGATAAACGGAAGCGGCTGGAGCTTGCCTTGGTGTCTCGAAGTGTTCTGTAATAAATTTATCTAGTAAAACGCTGGTATCTGTTGGTGCTTTGGATAGGCGATTTCCTCTATTATTTGTACGTGGGAGCAAACCAACATAACCGCAACCAAAAGTGGCTTCCGCTTCCCGAAACTGTTTTACCCATCGAGATAAGGTGCTTTGAGGTATGTCCTTCCCTATATCTGTGTGATGCTGGAAATATGCTTGTACTAAATGAAATCTGCGATTGGCTCTTTGTAGATCCGCAGGCGAGGCGGCATCCATCAATTCACGCACTCCCTCATTGATGGTTGTTTGTTTTTCTGAGGTGAGAATATTGATAGTGCTACTGTCGAATAATTGCAGAAAAAATGCTGTGGGCAATTGCATTGGTTGCCCGACTGCGGGTAGCAGTGTGGTTGTAGTCTCGCCCAAGTTAACTAAAGTCCAAAGTTGTGAGTCCCAGACTAATAAGGTATTAGGCAAGAGTGTTGTGGGTGAGGTGATTTTTCGATGATCCCCAGTTGTCCCTATGGCTAAATATGTATGAGCAGTATGAGTTTGCTCATCTGCCCATAGCTGAACTCGCCAATGTTCCACTAGGGGAACTGCATACAAGTCCACGTAGAGTTGCTCTGTGGCAATCATGGCGTAAATATCGTTAGCACGCACTCCGGGAATGGTTGCAAGTGTGGCGGCTATAGTTATTCCTGGACTGGCTTTAACTGAAGACAGTATTTGTTCTGTAATGGAAAGGGGGACATTGGCGGTGAACCTAAAGTAGTCTTCTAAAAACATTAGGTTCTGGGTGAATATGGGATTTAGTTCGGTATCGGTGCGAACATGATATTTGAGTCCATAAGATTCGGCGTAAGCTTCTCCTGGTGGGCAATGCCAATGACCAGTTTCAGTTTTTTGGTAGCGTGAAGGGTATTTTTGGGCTAGTCGTTTTAATTCGGTTTCGGTTTTCCATTCTTCCCAAGCTGCACCTGTCGTCCGCAGTACGAAGAAGTCTGGGGTATGGTAATGACCTATATTTCGTCCGTTTTGGTTTTGGTACTGAATTTTAAATGGAGGTGGTTGGTCGTAGAACTCTAACACCTGTGGGTCGTGTTCCATTTGGTAAATCGCCCATAGTTCTACTGTGTGGCTCTCAAATTGAATGGTTTGACCCATTTTGCGGCTAGGGTAAACTCCACTGACGTTCTTAGCGCGTCCTTGTACTCTGCGAGAAGGTGGGGCAGCGCGAATTGCGGCGATTATTAAGAGTATTTGTGCCGTTAGTTGCTGTTGCTTACACCAATGGTCAAATTCATCGTCTGTCATGAGAATGCTTCTCTTTGCCAGGAGGCGGTTTTAGGCTTTCAGTACGCAATACCAAACTACAGAGGCATGGTTTTAAGTGAAGCATATCTTGGAATTTTGAACCATATTTTGAATTGAAAGTTTATAAGTGGGCAATTTTTTCAAAGATTTTTTGTGCAAGTTTCATTCAATTGTGTTTTTTCAACTCATTTTTTAATTATGCTTCAGAATTTTAACTCTCTCTCATGATTTGATTCAAAGTTTTATGTTGGGATTGGTGAGAAAGTCCGAAATTGCGTTAACTCTTGTCACTTAAAGGATATTGTGGCCGTTTTTAAACCATAAAGTGGCCGCAGTCATCTGAACTGGTAAGTATAAATATTTATATCAATAAAAGACTGTTTAACTGGCGAAAGCCTAGATTTGTGGTAAGAGCTTGTTGCGGCTTTAAAAGCTTGGGGGCCAATATGTTGAGCGACCAAGAGTTTAATGATTGGTGTCGCGGCGTAAATTTACCACAAGAGGCTAGGCAATTAATTTCCCAAATCCGTGCCTCTGAACCAATTCGGCGAGTCAAAAGCAGTGGTATAAATGTCCGGGGCGACTACGCCAGTCGCAAAATGGGAAAAACTATTCAATTTGAGTCCCATAAAATTGAATTGCCAGGTGTAGAGGAGTACGAAGAAGACGCAGATGTACTCGAATACTACGACCAAGCATATCAAATTACTCTAGAATTCCCCTCAAGCAGTGGGGAAATAATCAAAGCTTCGCATATACCAGACTTTTTCGTAATTCGGAAGCGGAGTGCAGGTTTTGAAGAGTGGAAACCAGAATCAAGATTAGAAAAATTAGCAGCTAAACAATCACAACGTTATATGCGTTCAGAAGATGGGCAGTGGTTAAACCTGCCAGCAGTTGCTTATGCAGAAAAATTAGGACTGTATTACCGAATTCGGTTAGATACAGAAATTGATTGGATTAAATACAGAAATCGACTATTTCTCAAAGCCTATACTACTGAAGATTACCAAATTGACCCAGAAATAGCTGAAAATTTGGTGAAGTTAATTAGCTTAAATCCGGGCATAAGTTATTGGGAAATGATTCATACTCAACAGAGCAATCCTGATGACATAAATGCTTTAATAGCTACAAAAAAAATTTACATTAATTTGAGTGCCGCACCCTTAGCAGAGCCAGAAAAAGTACAGCTTTTCCGTGACCAAGAAATCGCGGTAGCTTATGTACAAATGATAAAATCGCAACCGAATAATGGAACGATTCTGAATATTTTAGATGTTAAACCCAATCAACTGGAACCTAAAACTCATAATCAAGTAAAAATGTCTCCAAAAGCAATGGAGCGTTTTTTGAGAGCTAGTCCTGAAGACTTGGCAGAAGCTAACCGAAGATATGAAGTAATTGAACCTTATCTTAATGACAGTTATAGAGATAAAGAAACTGTTCCACAACGTACTATTCGCAGATGGAAGGCTAAGTTTATAGCAGCACAAAAGGCGTACAAATGTGGTTATATTGGGCTGCTAAATAACTCTAATGCTAGAGGCAATCGCTTACCCAGAATTTCTCAATCGTCTCAAGATTTCATTGACAAAATAATTGAAGAATATTATGAAACTTTTCAACAAAGAAGCAAACTAGCTGTTTATGGAATTCTAGCAAGAGAATGGGAGAAAGCAGGTCTAACAGATAAGCTGCCTAGCTACGCTACATTTTGTTCTAGAATTCAACATCGTTCTGGTTATAGGCAAACAAAAAAACGTAAGGGAAACAGAGCAGCTTATCAACAATCTTTATTGTATTGGGAGTTGAAATTAACCACACCATGTCATGGCGACCGTCCATTTGAGATAGCACACATTGACCATACGCAACTGGATATTGAGTTAGTATGCTCCCGAACAGGTTATCTTCTTGGTAGACCTTGGGCAACTCTGTTAATCGATGCTTACAGCCGACGTATTCTCGCAGTTTACCTAACTTTTGACGAGCCAAGCTACCGTAGTTGCATGATGGTATTAAGAATCTGCGTACAGCGATTTGAGAAATTACCAGAGACAATAGTTGTTGACGGTGGGACAGAATTTAGTAGTACATACTTTGAGACCTTGTTAGCGGCTTTTGAATGTACCAAAAAGCAGCGACCAGCTGCGAAAGCCAGATTTGGTTCAATTATTGAACGTATTTTTGGAACTACAAATACAGAGTTTTTTTATAATCTTAGAGGCAACACTCAAATTACTAAGAATGTCCGCCAAGTCACGAAATCAAATAATCCCAAAAATCAAGCTGTTTGGACACTAGATCAACTCTACGAAAACTTTTGTTCATATTGTTACGAATTCTATGATTGCAGAGAACATCCAACATTAGGACAAAGCCCACGTCAAACTTTTATGTCAGGGCTAAATTCAAGTGGTTATCGCCCTCAGAAACAGATTATTTATGATGATAATTTTAAGATTTTTACCTTACCTTCTACACCTAAAGGAACTGCAAAAGTTCAACCAAGTAGAGGCGTGAAAATTAATTATCTCTACTATTGGTCAATTGATGATTCGTTCATAAGACCAGAAATTGAAGGAACTAATGTACCTATTCGTTACGACCCTTTTGATATGGGGACTGCTTATGCTTACGTTAAGGGACGTTGGATACGCTGTATTTCTGAACATTACAAATCCTTCCAAAATCGTTCCGAAAAAGAAGTGAACATAGCCAGCACACAATTACGTCGAAAAAGGCAGAAACACGCTCAAAGAATTACTCTATCTGCCCAAGAAAAAGCTACATATTTAGAAGGAACTGAAGCCCAAGAAACTTTGTTATTACAACGCTTACATGATTTAGCACAACAAGATATTTGGGTTTTAATTGAAAAAAGCTCAGTTATTGAAAGTAAATTAAGTAAACACAATTATTCAGCTAATGTTCAAGATGTAGATAAAAATATTTTGGCAGGTTCAGAAAGCATTAAAAAGCCAAAATCATCAGCAAAAAAATTAATAGATTTAACCAAAATAGAAGCTTACAATACAGAGGAGCTATGGTAAAAATTCAGTCGCACTCTTTTCCAGAAGAACTTCTCTTACAGCCGAACGAAATTAAAACTGATTATTTCAAAAGTATCACTATTCCACATCAAAGGCTCAAACAAGCCTTAGATACTTTATTAATTAATATTCTGGAGCCAGCTGACACTTTAGTATTTTTAGTTTTTGGTGTGACTGGTGTAGGAAAAACAACCTTACGCTTGCGTCTGGAAAATCTGCTAAATTACGAATTTCTCCCCTCATTACGCCAAAATCCTGGTCAAATTGCTGTTGCTGGTATTGAAGCTATTCCAACAGAACAAGGAAAGTTTAGCTATAAAGATTATTACACTCGCGCCCTAGAATCCCTTCAGGAAGTTTTGATTGAATACAAAATTGATTATGAAATTCCTCACGGTGAGGTAAAGGATTTGGGGTTGCTAAATCGGGCTTACCGCCAAGATTCGCCCGCATTACGCCGAGCAATGGAAAAAGCATTTCGTTATCGTCAGGTAAAAGCTTTTACTGTAGACGAGGCACAGCATTTATTTATGATGGCAGGCGGACACCAGATGTTACAGCAAATGAACTGGATTAAGTCTATTGCTAATCTTACTGGTACAGTACATATTTTATTTGGAACTTATGAACTGCTTAACTGTCCTACCTTGAATGGGCAAATAGGGCGGCGTAGCGAAGATATTCACCTGTTACCTTACCAAGCTGATAACCCAGAAGATATTGCTGAATTTATTAGAGTAATTAGAACTTTTCAACGCCACATTCCGCTTGTACAAGAACCAAAATTAGAACAACACTATGAGTATCTTTTTTCTGGCTCAGTTGGTTGTGTGGGGCTATTGAAGAATTGGTTAACTCGTTCTTTGAGAGTTGCCTATTCTGAAGAAGCTCGGACTCTTAATAGCAAACATCTTAAATTAGGTGCTTTTTCTGCATCTCGTATCAACAAAATTAAGGAAGAAGCACAACAGGGATTTAAACGCTTTCAAGAAGAATCCAGTTTTTTTGAGCGGCAATATTCAACAGAACATGGAATAAAAATGCCAGCCAAAAATTCCCTACTCAAAAAAGGTCGTGTTGGACAAAGAAAACCTAAAAGAGATGATGTAGGGGTAAATTCAGATGATGACTAACATGGCGGTTAACGATGAATTGTGGCTCAAAGACCCAGAATTTACTCCCAGTCCTAGCCGGTTGTTTCATCTGGAACCGATTGGACTTGGTACTTGTTATGTTGAAAGTCTGACTAGCTATGTTGCTCGTCTAGCCGCAGCTCATAGCGTATTGCCTGGAACTTTATTGGCTAGAGAGATAAAACCAATAGTTGGGCATAACCATACTACCAATCCCTTGAATTCTAAAAGTATCGTAAGTTTGTATGGACAAGCTTCTGTAAAAGCTTTAAACGGAACACAAATTGGAGCTAAACAACTGGTTTTTGCTCTAGAAATATTGACAAAACGTACTGACTTACAGTTTTTGACAATGCTACCTTGGGCAAAAGTCTTCCCAGTTTTGGGATTGCTCAAGCATTCTCATGCTTGGTGTCCTTATTGCTATCAAGACTGGTTAAATAATCAACAAGTCATTTATTCACCTCTGCTGTGGGCTTTGAAACCAGCTAACATTTGTCCCATCCATTATCGATTTTTAGAATCAAAATGTCCTCACTGTGACCTTGAATTTTTACACCTGTGGCATAACTCACGACCTG encodes the following:
- a CDS encoding ATP-binding protein, giving the protein MVKIQSHSFPEELLLQPNEIKTDYFKSITIPHQRLKQALDTLLINILEPADTLVFLVFGVTGVGKTTLRLRLENLLNYEFLPSLRQNPGQIAVAGIEAIPTEQGKFSYKDYYTRALESLQEVLIEYKIDYEIPHGEVKDLGLLNRAYRQDSPALRRAMEKAFRYRQVKAFTVDEAQHLFMMAGGHQMLQQMNWIKSIANLTGTVHILFGTYELLNCPTLNGQIGRRSEDIHLLPYQADNPEDIAEFIRVIRTFQRHIPLVQEPKLEQHYEYLFSGSVGCVGLLKNWLTRSLRVAYSEEARTLNSKHLKLGAFSASRINKIKEEAQQGFKRFQEESSFFERQYSTEHGIKMPAKNSLLKKGRVGQRKPKRDDVGVNSDDD
- a CDS encoding Mu transposase C-terminal domain-containing protein; the protein is MLSDQEFNDWCRGVNLPQEARQLISQIRASEPIRRVKSSGINVRGDYASRKMGKTIQFESHKIELPGVEEYEEDADVLEYYDQAYQITLEFPSSSGEIIKASHIPDFFVIRKRSAGFEEWKPESRLEKLAAKQSQRYMRSEDGQWLNLPAVAYAEKLGLYYRIRLDTEIDWIKYRNRLFLKAYTTEDYQIDPEIAENLVKLISLNPGISYWEMIHTQQSNPDDINALIATKKIYINLSAAPLAEPEKVQLFRDQEIAVAYVQMIKSQPNNGTILNILDVKPNQLEPKTHNQVKMSPKAMERFLRASPEDLAEANRRYEVIEPYLNDSYRDKETVPQRTIRRWKAKFIAAQKAYKCGYIGLLNNSNARGNRLPRISQSSQDFIDKIIEEYYETFQQRSKLAVYGILAREWEKAGLTDKLPSYATFCSRIQHRSGYRQTKKRKGNRAAYQQSLLYWELKLTTPCHGDRPFEIAHIDHTQLDIELVCSRTGYLLGRPWATLLIDAYSRRILAVYLTFDEPSYRSCMMVLRICVQRFEKLPETIVVDGGTEFSSTYFETLLAAFECTKKQRPAAKARFGSIIERIFGTTNTEFFYNLRGNTQITKNVRQVTKSNNPKNQAVWTLDQLYENFCSYCYEFYDCREHPTLGQSPRQTFMSGLNSSGYRPQKQIIYDDNFKIFTLPSTPKGTAKVQPSRGVKINYLYYWSIDDSFIRPEIEGTNVPIRYDPFDMGTAYAYVKGRWIRCISEHYKSFQNRSEKEVNIASTQLRRKRQKHAQRITLSAQEKATYLEGTEAQETLLLQRLHDLAQQDIWVLIEKSSVIESKLSKHNYSANVQDVDKNILAGSESIKKPKSSAKKLIDLTKIEAYNTEELW
- a CDS encoding TnsA endonuclease N-terminal domain-containing protein, whose translation is MTDDEFDHWCKQQQLTAQILLIIAAIRAAPPSRRVQGRAKNVSGVYPSRKMGQTIQFESHTVELWAIYQMEHDPQVLEFYDQPPPFKIQYQNQNGRNIGHYHTPDFFVLRTTGAAWEEWKTETELKRLAQKYPSRYQKTETGHWHCPPGEAYAESYGLKYHVRTDTELNPIFTQNLMFLEDYFRFTANVPLSITEQILSSVKASPGITIAATLATIPGVRANDIYAMIATEQLYVDLYAVPLVEHWRVQLWADEQTHTAHTYLAIGTTGDHRKITSPTTLLPNTLLVWDSQLWTLVNLGETTTTLLPAVGQPMQLPTAFFLQLFDSSTINILTSEKQTTINEGVRELMDAASPADLQRANRRFHLVQAYFQHHTDIGKDIPQSTLSRWVKQFREAEATFGCGYVGLLPRTNNRGNRLSKAPTDTSVLLDKFITEHFETPRQAPAASVYRAYTRACCTANIPPLSQRTFYTRLKKRPIHEQTLKRQGAKAAYATEPIVLELARTTPRHGDRPFAICHLDHTQLDIELRSQVTGRNLGRPWLTLLIDAYSRRILAVYLTFDPPSYRSCMMALRLCVQRFGRFPQSVVVDGGKEFHSVYFDTLLARYHCIKKTRPGAKPRFGSVVERLFGTTNTEFIFNLLGNTQASKQPRQLTSSVDPKQLAVWTLASLHTYLSEWAYTIYDTSVHDSLGETPLQVYTDAMAATGEREHRRIAYNEDFLMATRPSTPKGNAKVQPGQGIKVNYLYYWNDAFRNPVVEKTKVSVRYDPFDMGVAYAYLEGRWVKCISQYYSTFAGRTEKEVLLAAQEIRQQDKRNAVSTNISAKRLADFIAAVQEHEILLMQRLRDLEAVGVLENLTLNKEGVPQFPPVSTLEPEIEAHSQDDEQLPALQNNIELLDLTRLPILGEYR